Sequence from the Schaalia sp. 19OD2882 genome:
GTCGGCGGCCTTGGCGAGAAGGCGGGTGAGCGCAGGCGTCGTCAGTCCGAGTGCGGCACTTCGGACAGGTCGAGGCGCTCGGTGGGGATCGCATCCTGAGGGGCGACCTCGGGCCCACCCCCACGCGGGGCGCCGCCCGGCGCCTGCGGCGGGGCCTGGTGCAGCGCCTGCTCCCCATGGGAGCCCTCGGCGCGCACAGGTCGACTCCGTACCCGAACCCGAGGCGGCAGCCCCGCCCGCTCACGAGCCGTGGGTCCCGCCACCGTCGCCGCTCCGACGCCCTCGGGAGCCGACGGCACCGAGCGCCCGCCACCACGGCCTGCACCTCCACGAGGCGCCTCCACGCGTCGGTTCAGAACAGTGGGCACGTCCCCTTCATGCAGGTCGATCGGACCACGCAGGTCCTCCTCGGTCAGAGCCGACACGTCATGCGGGTTCGGGCGGCGCGGGACGATGAGGTCATCGCCCACGTCCTGCGAGAGCTCCTGGATCATCGTGCGGGCATCACGCACGATCTGACGGTCCTGCGCGTGTATCCCGTGCACCAGCCACCGGACCAGGGCCAGCTCCGAGATCAGCTGGGCGCGGGTGAACAGGTGCAGGTCCGGCCCGTGGCGCTCCATCGAGTAGGCCTCCTGGAACCGGGCCAGGAAATCGTCGCCGGCCTGCGCAAGGACCCAGGAGACGTCCACCGCGGGGTCGCCCACGTGGGCTCCGTGGAAACCGGTCAGCGCCACGACACTTCCCCGCTCGACCACGACCGCAGTCGACTGCAGGTCACCGTGCACCGGTACGGCCGCGAAGCGCCACAGGGTCACATCCTCCAGGGCGGCCTCCCACCGGTTCCACAGGTTCGCGGGAATCACCGTGGCCCGGGCCGCCTCGTCCAGCACCGACAGGTGCCGCATGCGGCACTCCGGCGCGTCGTAGGAGGGCAGGTCGGCGCCCGTGTAGATCAATGGAGGAAGGTTGTGCAGTGAGGCCAGGGCCTTGGCCAAGGATGCGGGCAGCATCTGGGAGTCCTCGAAGTCCTCCTCGACCATGGCGCGCCCGCCCAGATCCTTGTGGACCAGGACACGGTCGCCCTCGGGGGTCGTCGTGGCCCCGGCCGGCCTGGGCACGTCGAAGGGAATGCGCCGGTGGTCCGTGGCCTTGGCCAGGCGGGCCAGGACCGTCTGCTGGGCCTCCATGTCCAATCCGCCGACGGTGTCGTGCGGGCAGGTGATCGTCCACCTGTTGCCGGAGGAGTCGACGATTCCCGTGATCGAGACCAGCTCGTCGCTGTGGGCGACAGGGCGCACGGCGGCCACCTGCAGTCCGGGCACGGCAACCGTGGCCAGTGCGGCGAGTTCCAGGGGAGTCTTCGTGCGTGTCATCAGGCCACGGTACATGCGCGCTCTCGCGCTTCCCCGGAGCCGGGGCGGGCGTGTGGTCGGCATGCGGTCCTTGTCCACATATTTGTACGAATCCCTTCCGAAAGAGCCCAAGACATGGTGTGCTTCACGTAGGGAAGGTATCCGCCCTCGTGGCGGACAGTTTCGCAGCAACTGCTGATCGAGGAGGGGGACACACATGCTGGAGGCGAGCGCCGACCCCATCCTGGCGCGTGTCAGGGCCGAACTTGCCCGCACGGGCACCGATCCCTTCGCCTCGGCGGAGCGTGCGCGCAGCGTCGTCGAATCCGTGCTCGACGAGGTTGCCGCCCCCATGAGCCAGGGTGAACGCGACGACACCATTCGCTCCCTGCTCTCCGAGGTCACGGGACTCGGACCCCTGCAACCCTTCATGGACGACCCGTCGGTGGAGGAGATCTGGATCAACTCCCCCTCCCGTGTCTTCGTCGCCAGGGACGGCAACCCGGAACTCACCACCGTGATCCTCACCGACCATCAGATCCGTGACCTCGTCGAAAGGATGCTCCACCACTCCGGACGGCGCCTGGACCTGAGCTCACCCTTCGTGGACGCGACCTTGCGCAGTGGGGAACGCCTCCACGTGGTCATCCCGCCGGTGGCAGGTGTGCACTGGTCGGTCAACATCCGCAAACACGTGCGCGCCGCGCGTTCCTTGGCCCAACTCGAAGCCATCGGCATGGTGGCGCCGCCCGTGGCGCGCTTCCTGGCGGCCGCCGTCCACGTGGGCCTGTCCGTGGTCGTCTCGGGGGCCACCCAGGCCGGCAAGACCACCGTCCTTCGAGCCCTTGCCGGAGAGATCCCCCGCACGCGCCGGGTGATCTCCTGCGAGGAGGTCTTCGAACTCGGCCTGTCCAACCGCGACTGCGTGGCCCTGCAGACCCGCCCCGGAAACCTCGAAGGGCGGGGCGAGGTCACTTTGCGCGACCTCGTGCGCGAATCCCTGCGCATGCGGCCCGAGACGATCATCGTCGGCGAGGTCAGGGGCCCGGAGGCCCTGGACCTGTTGCTGGCCCTCAACGCCGGAATCCCCGGCATGGCGACCGTCCACGCGAATTCGGCCCGCGAAGCCCTGTCCAAACTCACCGGCCTGCCCCTGCTGGCCGGAGGCAATGTGACCACTGCTTTCGTCGTGCCGACCTTGGCCGCCAGCGTCGACCTCGTGTGCCATGTGCACAGGGACTGGCGAGGACGCCGGCGCCTGACCGAGGTCCTCTCCCTGGCCGGACGCAGCGAGGGGGAGCGGATCGAGGCCGGGGTCCTGTGGACCGTTGACGAGGGCGGCGCACACCGCGGTTCCGGGGGTCTGGAGATGTATGAGCGTTTCGCCGCCTCCGGACACGACCTGACGGCACTTCTCGGAGGTCGATGATGGATGCGATTGCACTGGGGTTGGTCCTCGGAGTCGGACTGCTCCTCATGGCCTGGGCAGTCCTCGGCGTGCGAGCTCCGACCATTGCCGCGCCCGGATGGTGGAAGGCGTGGGAGGAACAGGTCCAACGCTCGGAGATCCGCGGCCTGACGCTCACCCGCCTTCTCATGCTCTCCGCGGCTGCTGCTCTTGTCGTGGCCCTGGCCGTCCTGGCGTGGACGGGGGTGTGGATGGTGGCGCTCGTCGTCGCCCTCGTCGTGGCGCCCATGGGGCAACTGGTCGTCGCATCCCGGGCGGCCGCGCGCACGAAGGTGCTGCGCCGCGCCTGGCCCGACGTCGTCGACCTGCTCGTGTCCGGGGTGCGCGCAGGTGCCGGTCTGCCGGACCTCCTGTGCGACCTGGCCACCGAGGGCCCCGAGGCCCTGCGCCCCCAGTTCGCCCTCTTCGCAGCCGAGTACCGCGCCAGCGGACGATTCGCCCCCGCCCTGGACGCCCTCAAGGCGGCATGCGCCGATCCTGTGGCCGACCGCATCGTCGAAGCCCTGCGCCTGGCACGCGAAGTGGGTGGGTCGGACCTGTCCGGACTGCTGCGCGACCTGGGCATCCTCCTGCGTGAGGACGCCAGGACGCGCGGCGAACTCGAAGCCCGCCAGTCGTGGACCGTGAACGCCGCCAGACTTGCAGTCGTCGCACCGTGGATCGTCCTGGTCCTGGTGTCCACCCAACCCGGCGCCGCCCGCGTGTGGAACTCCCCCGGAGGGATCGGCGTCCTGGTCACCGGCGCCCTCCTGTGCGTACTCGCCTATGTGCTCATGCAGGCCCTGGGCAGACTCACCTCCGAGACGAGGACATTGCGATGAGGCACCTGCTGCCTGACGTCACCGACCCCTTCGTGTGGGGGCCCGCCCTGCTCGGCGTGGTCTTCGCCGTCGGAGTGCTCCTCCTGCTGGGCGCGCGTGCCCGAACGCTGCCCAACCTGGCACGTCGGGTGGCCGAAGGGGGCATCGCGGGCCAGGGCGAACGCCCACCGGCCCCGAGTTGGGTCTGCGGCCCCGTGCTGGGCCTGTTGGAGTCCATCGGATCGACCTCGGCCACGGTCGAACGTCGCCTGACCCTGCTCGGACAGGGCGGCACCTTGCCAGTG
This genomic interval carries:
- a CDS encoding phosphotransferase; amino-acid sequence: MTRTKTPLELAALATVAVPGLQVAAVRPVAHSDELVSITGIVDSSGNRWTITCPHDTVGGLDMEAQQTVLARLAKATDHRRIPFDVPRPAGATTTPEGDRVLVHKDLGGRAMVEEDFEDSQMLPASLAKALASLHNLPPLIYTGADLPSYDAPECRMRHLSVLDEAARATVIPANLWNRWEAALEDVTLWRFAAVPVHGDLQSTAVVVERGSVVALTGFHGAHVGDPAVDVSWVLAQAGDDFLARFQEAYSMERHGPDLHLFTRAQLISELALVRWLVHGIHAQDRQIVRDARTMIQELSQDVGDDLIVPRRPNPHDVSALTEEDLRGPIDLHEGDVPTVLNRRVEAPRGGAGRGGGRSVPSAPEGVGAATVAGPTARERAGLPPRVRVRSRPVRAEGSHGEQALHQAPPQAPGGAPRGGGPEVAPQDAIPTERLDLSEVPHSD
- a CDS encoding CpaF family protein codes for the protein MLEASADPILARVRAELARTGTDPFASAERARSVVESVLDEVAAPMSQGERDDTIRSLLSEVTGLGPLQPFMDDPSVEEIWINSPSRVFVARDGNPELTTVILTDHQIRDLVERMLHHSGRRLDLSSPFVDATLRSGERLHVVIPPVAGVHWSVNIRKHVRAARSLAQLEAIGMVAPPVARFLAAAVHVGLSVVVSGATQAGKTTVLRALAGEIPRTRRVISCEEVFELGLSNRDCVALQTRPGNLEGRGEVTLRDLVRESLRMRPETIIVGEVRGPEALDLLLALNAGIPGMATVHANSAREALSKLTGLPLLAGGNVTTAFVVPTLAASVDLVCHVHRDWRGRRRLTEVLSLAGRSEGERIEAGVLWTVDEGGAHRGSGGLEMYERFAASGHDLTALLGGR
- a CDS encoding type II secretion system F family protein, with product MMDAIALGLVLGVGLLLMAWAVLGVRAPTIAAPGWWKAWEEQVQRSEIRGLTLTRLLMLSAAAALVVALAVLAWTGVWMVALVVALVVAPMGQLVVASRAAARTKVLRRAWPDVVDLLVSGVRAGAGLPDLLCDLATEGPEALRPQFALFAAEYRASGRFAPALDALKAACADPVADRIVEALRLAREVGGSDLSGLLRDLGILLREDARTRGELEARQSWTVNAARLAVVAPWIVLVLVSTQPGAARVWNSPGGIGVLVTGALLCVLAYVLMQALGRLTSETRTLR